In Bos mutus isolate GX-2022 chromosome 10, NWIPB_WYAK_1.1, whole genome shotgun sequence, a single window of DNA contains:
- the CCNB1IP1 gene encoding E3 ubiquitin-protein ligase CCNB1IP1 has product MSLCEDMLLCNYRKCRVKLSGYAWVTACSHIFCDQHGSGEFSRSPAICPACNSTLSGKLDIVRTELSPSEEYKAMVLAGLRPEIVLDISSRALAFWTYQVHQERLYQEYNFSKAEGHLKQMEKIYTQQIQSKDVELTSMKGEVTSMKKVLEEYKKKFSDISEKLMERNRQYQKLQGLYDSLRLRNITIANQDSTLEPSMIAQSGVFGFPLGNNSKFPLDGTPVRNRGGGDGDFQFRPFFVGSPTAPEPANSFFSFASPNNELEQQPVSSRAFKVKRI; this is encoded by the exons ATGTCTTTGTGTGAAGACATGCTGCTTTGTAATTATCGCAAGTGTCGTGTCAAACTCTCTGGTTATGCATGGGTCACTGCCTGCTCTCATATATTCTGTGATCAGCATGGTAGTGGTGAGTTTAGTCGTTCACCAGCTATCTGCCCTGCCTGCAACAGTACTCTTTCTGGAAAGCTAGATATTGTCCGCACAGAACTCAGTCCATCAGAGGAATATAAAGCCATGGTATTGGCGGGACTTAGACCAGAGATTGTGTTGGACATCAGCTCCCGAGCGCTGGCCTTCTGGACATACCAG GTACACCAGGAGCGTCTCTATCAAGAATACAATTTCAGCAAGGCAGAGGGCCATCTGAAACAGATGGAGAAGATATATACTCAGCAAATACAGAGCAAGGATGTAGAATTGACCTCTATGAAAGGGGAGGTCACCTCCATGAAGAAAGTGCTAGAAGAATATAAGAAAAAGTTCAGTGACATTTCTGAGAAACTTATGGAGCGAAATCGCCAGTATCAAAAGCTCCAAGGTCTCTATGATAGCCTTAGGCTACGAAATATCACTATTGCTAACCAAGATAGTACTCTTGAACCATCTATGATTGCACAGTCTGGTGTTTTTGGCTTCCCATTAG GGAACAACTCCAAGTTTCCTTTGGACGGTACACCAGTTCGAAATCGGGGTGGTGGAGATGGAGATTTTCAGTTCAGACCATTTTTTGTGGGTTCTCCCACAGCACCTGAACCTGCCAACAGTTTTTTTAGTTTTGCCTCCCCAAATAATGAATTAGAGCAGCAGCCAGTCTCTAGCAGggcttttaaagtaaaaagaatttag